The sequence GGCTGGTTCCGCAACGCGCTTAGCCAACGAAACTCAGCAATATCCCGGCAGCGACCGCTGAGCCGATCACCCCGGCCACGTTCGGCCCCATGGCGTGCATGAGCAGGAAATTATGCGGATTCGCCTCTAAACCAACCTTGTTCGAAACGCGAGCTGCCATGGGCACGGCCGATACGCCCGCCGATCCAATCAAGGGATTGATCTTGTTCGAGCTGAACATGTTCATCACCTTCGCCATGAGCACACCTGCGGCTGTACCGCAGCAGAAGGCGACCATGCCCAACAGAAGAATACCCAGCGTCTTCAGCTGCAGAAAAGCCTCGGCCGATAGCTTCGAGCCAACGGTAAGGCCCAGCGCGATAGTGACGATATTGATCAGTGCATTGCGCGAGGTGTCGGCCAGACGATCTACCACACCACACTCACGCAGTAGGTTGCCGAAGGCAAACATGCCAACCAGGGGCGCCGCATCCGGCAGTAGCATGCCGATCATCAGAGCGAGCATGAGCGGGAATACGATTTTTTCCGCTTGGCTCACATGGCGCAGCTGAGTCATGACGATGGCGCGTTCTTCTTTGGTCGTCAGGGCACGCATGATCGGCGGCTGAATCAGCGGCACCAGCGCCATGTACGAGTACGCTGCCACGGCGATAGGACCGAGCAGATGCGGCGCAAGCTTTGCGGTCACGAAGATGGACGTCGGGCCGTCGGCACCACCGATGATTGCGATCGAAGCCGCCTCGCGCAACGTGAATTCCATTCCAGGAATCCCCATCGCGGCCAGCCCCAAGGCTCCGAGCAAGGTGGCGAAAATACCGAATTGCGCCGCAGCACCGAGCAACAACGTCTTCGGGTTGGCCAGCATCGGACCGAAATCCGTCATGGCGCCCACGCCCATGAAAATCAGCAGCGGGAACACGCTGGTTGGCAAGCCGACTTCGTAGAACAGGTGCAGGATGCCAGCCCCCTCCGCCATGTTGGCTACGGGAATGTTGGCCAGCAGACCACCGAACCCGATCGGGATCAGCAGCAAGGGTTCGAACCCTTTGCGAATGGCCAGGAAGATGAGCGCCAGACACACCACGATCATGAACAACTGACCGAGCTCGAGATGATACAAACCCGTGCTCTGCCAGAGCTTGAGCAACTTATCCATGCCGCTCTCCTTAAGCGATGGTCAGCAGGCTGTCGCCCACCGACACCGCATCACCGACCTTGACACCTACCGCCGATACGGTGCCTGCCTTAAATGCACGGATTTCGGTTTCCATCTTCATCGCTTCGAGAATGATCACCAGATCACCCTCCTGCACGAGCTGACCGGGCTGCACGAGCACTTTGAAGATGTTGCCCGCCAGCGGCGCCGGTTGTGACTCGCCCGTACCGGCGGCCGGCGTGGCAACCGCATCCGACGCAGCGCCGACCGGCTTGAGTCCTTCTATATCCCCACCCTCGTTGACCTGCACGACGAACGACTTGCCGTTGACTTCGACGGTGTAGACCTCGGCAGCACCGGGCTCGCGGGGCGCCGGCGCATTACCGCTCGGGACCGGCTCGAAGGCATCGGGATTACCGCGGTTCTCCAGAAACTTGAGTCCAATCTGGGGAAACAGGGCGTAGGTCAGGACATCATCGATCTCGTCCTGGGCCAGCTTGATATTTTTCTCCTGTGCCAGCCCTTTCAGCTCGACCGTCAGCTTGTCCATCTCCGGCTGCAGGAGATCGGCGGGGCGACAGGTGATGACGCTGGCACCATCGAGCACGCGCTGCTGGAGCTCAACGTTGAAGGGTGCGGGCGCGGAGCCATACTCACCCTTGAGAATGCCGGCGGTTTCCTTGGTGATCGATTTGTACCGCTCCCCGGTAAGGACGTTGATCACCGCTTGAGTACCGACAATCTGCGAGGTCGGGGTTACCAGCGGGATGAAGCCAAGGTCTTCTCGGACGCGAGGGATTTCGGCCAGTACCTGATCGAACTTGTCGAGGGCGCCCTGCTCCTTTAGCTGGGCTTCCATATTGGTCAGCATGCCGCCTGGCACCTGCGCCACCAGAATGCGCGAATCGACCCCCTTCAGTGTCCCTTCGAACTTCGCGTATTTCTTGCGCACCTCGCGGAAATACGCTGCGACTTCTTCCAGCAGCTCTAAATCGAGTCCGGTGTCGCGCTCTGTGCCTTGGAAAATCGCCACTACCGATTCGGTCGGCGAGTGACCATAGGTCATCGACAGCGACGAAATGGCGGTGTCGACATTATCGATGCCCGCCTCGACCGCCTTGAGAATGGCTGCTGTGGAAAGGCCCGCCGTGGCATGACACTGCATGTGGACGGGGATCGACAGGCTCGCTTTAAGACGTGAGACCAGCTCGTACGCCCGATAAGGCGTCAGGATGCCGGCCATGTCCTTGATCGCCACCGAGTCGGCACCCATGTCTTCGATCTGCTTGGCCAGAT comes from Stutzerimonas stutzeri and encodes:
- a CDS encoding sodium ion-translocating decarboxylase subunit beta; this translates as MDKLLKLWQSTGLYHLELGQLFMIVVCLALIFLAIRKGFEPLLLIPIGFGGLLANIPVANMAEGAGILHLFYEVGLPTSVFPLLIFMGVGAMTDFGPMLANPKTLLLGAAAQFGIFATLLGALGLAAMGIPGMEFTLREAASIAIIGGADGPTSIFVTAKLAPHLLGPIAVAAYSYMALVPLIQPPIMRALTTKEERAIVMTQLRHVSQAEKIVFPLMLALMIGMLLPDAAPLVGMFAFGNLLRECGVVDRLADTSRNALINIVTIALGLTVGSKLSAEAFLQLKTLGILLLGMVAFCCGTAAGVLMAKVMNMFSSNKINPLIGSAGVSAVPMAARVSNKVGLEANPHNFLLMHAMGPNVAGVIGSAVAAGILLSFVG
- the oadA gene encoding sodium-extruding oxaloacetate decarboxylase subunit alpha yields the protein MTSAKQPLGITDVVLRDAHQSILATRVRLEDMLPIAGKLDRVGFWSVESWGGATFDACIRYLGEDPWERIRELKKAMPNTRQQMLLRGQNLLGYRHYADDVVEKFVERAAINGVDVFRVFDAMNDPRNLETALRAVKRQGKHAQGTISYTTSPVHSLDMWVDLAKQIEDMGADSVAIKDMAGILTPYRAYELVSRLKASLSIPVHMQCHATAGLSTAAILKAVEAGIDNVDTAISSLSMTYGHSPTESVVAIFQGTERDTGLDLELLEEVAAYFREVRKKYAKFEGTLKGVDSRILVAQVPGGMLTNMEAQLKEQGALDKFDQVLAEIPRVREDLGFIPLVTPTSQIVGTQAVINVLTGERYKSITKETAGILKGEYGSAPAPFNVELQQRVLDGASVITCRPADLLQPEMDKLTVELKGLAQEKNIKLAQDEIDDVLTYALFPQIGLKFLENRGNPDAFEPVPSGNAPAPREPGAAEVYTVEVNGKSFVVQVNEGGDIEGLKPVGAASDAVATPAAGTGESQPAPLAGNIFKVLVQPGQLVQEGDLVIILEAMKMETEIRAFKAGTVSAVGVKVGDAVSVGDSLLTIA